The following are encoded together in the Fusarium keratoplasticum isolate Fu6.1 chromosome 1, whole genome shotgun sequence genome:
- a CDS encoding RING-type domain-containing protein translates to MAVINQLLTEVTHIVARAAAPEDSSSTTTSSASAQTSETENRDNNNSNNGSSSPLLFFVALGFGVVFTNLWIIVGVKYCFRYNARNRAMRMNEDGEPITLENMPRPHRRRREKKLMTMDEVNDKFPMMKYKTWVSDRAREGLPTTGGVSAPPTRPNSIREADGIVPDFSAKERDSTDGRPSTSAVARGEGEATGANNTTETPAPTTAAAVVADEKPKDEKPKDEKPKETTATPAEAGQTSTEQTTNNNQLQRISSEDTDDDDDHIDGALPPECLEAPGDTCAICIDTLEDDDDVRGLTCGHAFHAVCLDPWLTSRRACCPLCKADYYVPKPRPVPEASNDANANNGSSFDPRNNPRFNLPAAIRSAWVRGPRNAQNATPTPEAPQRRRSEGRPEGTEQATQPDQTQQSPEATRASNGGVLSSVRGAFRFGRRRQEQPPSQNNGAAETVTPSQLEAANRPAAAAQ, encoded by the exons ATGGCCGTCATCAATCAGTTGTTGACCGAGGTCACTCACATCGTCGCCCGCGCCGCCGCTCCCGAGGACTCGTCCTCAACCACAAcctccagcgccagcgcccaGACGAGCGAGACCGAAAACCGCGACAACAATAACAGCAATAATGGGTCTAGCTCACCTCTTTTATTCTTTGTTGCCCTCGGCTTCGGTGTCGTGTTTACGAATTTATG GATTATTGTCGGTGTCAAGTACTGCTTCCGATACAACGCTCGGAACCGCGCGATGCGAATGAACGAAGACGGCGAGCCCATCACCCTCGAAAACAtgcctcggcctcatcgtcgacgtcgcgagaagaagttgatgacgatggacGAGGTGAACGACAAGTTCCCCATGATGAAATACAAGACATGGGTCTCCGATCGTGCGAGGGAGGGTCTTCCCACCACTGGCGGCGTTTCGGCTCCCCCGACCCGACCCAACAGCATACGAGAAGCCGATGGAATTGTGCCAGACTTTTCAGCCAAGGAACGCGACTCGACCGATGGACGACCATCTACCAGTGCCGTGGCGAGGGGTGAAGGTGAAGCAACGGGAGCAAACAATACAACCGAGACACCGGCACCTACTACCGCTGCGGCTGTAGTAGCTgacgagaagcccaaggatgagaagcCTAAAGACGAGAAACCAAAGGAAACTACAGCCACCCCTGCCGAGGCTGGCCAGACCTCTACTGAGCAGACAACAAACAACAATCAGCTTCAGCGAATTTCGAGTGAGGATAcggatgatgacgacgaccaCATCGATGGTGCCCTGCCACCCGAGTGTTTGGAGGCCCCCGGTGACACCTGTGCTATTTGCATTGATACactggaggatgatgacgacgttCGTGGACTGACTTGTGGTCACGCCTTCCACGCCGTCTGTCTTGACCCATGGTTGACGAGCCGCCGAGCCTGCTGCCCGCTCTGCAAGGCCGACTACTATGTCCCCAAGCCTCGACCTGTTCCCGAAGCCTCGAACgatgccaacgccaacaacgGATCCAGCTTTGATCCCCGGAACAACCCTCGCTTCAACCTTCCTGCCGCGATTCGCTCTGCTTGGGTTCGGGGTCCTCGTAATGCACAAAACGCAACTCCGACCCCAGAAGCGCCCCAACGCCGGCGATCTGAGGGAAGACCTGAGGGTACAGAGCAGGCCACACAACCTGATCAGACTCAGCAGAGTCCGGAAGCTACTCGGGCGTCAAATGGCGGAGTGCTGTCATCCGTACGCGGCGCCTTCCGCTTcggtcgacgacgacaagagcaGCCTCCTAGTCAGAACAACGGCGCTGCCGAGACTGTAACACCATCACAACTTGAGGCGGCAAATCGTCCCGCGGCTGCTGCTCAATAA
- a CDS encoding Vps8 domain-containing protein encodes MADPEDLSLAGDVGSDNGDTINDAPEEAGVGVGGGAVGSLDSDDDEPDHHPAPVAIGNGSVTNRYREIMQQQHQDGSDVSSLGGSSFHGLPKRAGSPIDSVLSGPDDTPSIQGSFISSPGSSILPSVASRPGLSSPSPSFRPFDRRFQSRISSSANHTPRSSSPGFPFLSSHSRNVSLSSQFLLDQADLETPTPPWEVVRWTRLRKLNSHAFSEAGKRNFGSPTCLAVSATIVLGTSKGIILVFDYNQNLKMIIGPGTKAVESGPITAIAISADHTTIAGGHANGNIFTWDTSRASRPFLTIPHLDPSHLTNRTADGHMPGVSVTHLGFLGTRHTALVSADDRGMAFSHLATRGTGALGRTVKTHRILGRYPDAPTPAGKTVKPSTVLAFAPLPLGNVECSTDTLGLTAMLTPYLLVIVSTTPVAQTQHKSARPKDVPPHSAMTGCLAWFPAVKLKVPDPHTGSDISKVKLAYCWSNILTVLDVDEYPREDKDQPASYRFKARSRWKCEEAIVAVQWLSRSVLAVLTISQRMIVLEDRSMRMTEAFDLLQKYIYHTDLFSKQLHTLVEQLDENDSTMHGVVADAFYMSFKAYKGRIFTLGFNEVSIGALSNWADRLIAMMENGDYVGAIQLATSYYTGDADKLTVGLPEDPVLRHSMVRDKIMEIISASLKYAFAQRPKNPETYNDEHMKQLAETCFAACQSIDNTDYLFEDMYDWYDDADIGGIFLECLEPCILEKTISIVPPAVVKDMVSHYVSRGWESRLEEMICHMETATLDLDQITLLCKQHSLYDALIYVWNQALGDYITPMIDLLTLLIPLMVDGDFAASNPADDFFSINAFKMFPYLSYTLTGRVYPNEEPMSDEVAIKAKAEIYWFLFSGRTVTWPRGSGQEFRTIPNADSQPSFPYLRMILKLDAPSFLSSLNEAFEDPFLNDSNDMYMNGGSKDLPEELIFGQTINRQYVLSILLDVMNPDDFAPEDTIYLDMFIARNLPKFPQYLLFSGTTLSRVLTGLCNYPGHDLAEDAQLSAEYLLSVYHPSDMPDLMPLFKKAGFYRILKRIYKTDKQYGKLVQTYFEDPEEQELVFECLADCLRPQAGLSARQVNDVLAIVKEHARDLLELGAEDAAKTFVAQELELHQHILDSAEDAKDLQHTYLKTLLEPEEAAPEDKATAARDLVERYVQLMCKFEPAHVSDYVGLVQSTNLRLEKLLPTMEETGVIDAAVVLMAREGQVKDAMERLVKHLGTLESAMQGLLAGAADQDNGQALGYAAEDLLQGLQKYVHVGIWLCQGQTKSSSKKTKVVQKAKAPKSAIEALSADEALWLSLIDACVQITKKLSPAISSAADLTSSDDSFDEEKLVALLRSLVQHTFTSLLTATSSQNTSQPGSKLLSNAGSNLSFLRILRAFLTQAAASSPNLADLRAVLGSIFSAYAYEESILGLSNRLLERSLFVNVKESVELRQRGWRPRGSTCEACHRRVWGPGVAGAAVFEAWEDKQAIEEERRKERQADAAERAKGNAGESDPRSKGKGVDMRPSSMLIEASSGAVSGTKDKPMGPLVVLACRHVYHQSCLDELQERQENGVVGREREYRCPIDG; translated from the exons ATGGCCGATCCAGAAGATTTGTCTCTTGCGGGAGACGTGGGCTCGGACAATGGCGACACGATAAACGATGCGCcggaggaggctggtgttggtgttggtggtggtgctgttgGTTCACTCGactcggacgacgacgagccagATCATCATCCAGCACCAGTCGCCATAGGGAACGGATCCGTGACGAATCGATACCGTGAGATtatgcagcagcagcatcaggaTGGTTCGGATGTGAGCTCTCTCGGTGGGAGCTCCTTTCATGGGCTTCCGAAGCGAGCCGGGAGTCCGATCGACTCGGTCTTATCGGGACCTGATGATACTCCATCGATCCAG GGTTCCTTTATCTCTTCACCCGGCAGCAGTATTCTCCCATCTGTAGCCTCGCGCCCCGGCTTGAGTAGTCCCTCGCCTTCATTCAGACCGTTCGACCGTCGATTCCAATCCCGTATCTCCTCATCCGCCAACCACACTCCTCGCTCCTCATCGCCTGGCTTCCCCTTTCTTTCCAGCCACAGCCGTAATGTCTCTCTTAGCTCTCAATTCCTCCTCGACCAAGCCGACCTCGAAACACCAACGCCACCATGGGAGGTGGTGCGCTGGACTAGGCTGCGGAAGCTGAACAGCCATGCGTTTTCTGAAGCGGGAAAGCGAAACTTTGGGTCGCCGACGTGCCTTGCTGTGTCGGCGACGATAGTGTTGGGAACGTCCAAGGGAATAATACTTGTGTTTGATTATAACCAAAACTTGAAAATGATCATTGGCCCAGGAACTAAAG CCGTCGAGTCTGGGCCGATCACCGCCATCGCGATCTCCGCTGACCACACCACGATTGCCGGAGGACATGCAAATGGAAACATCTTTACCTGGGATACGAGTCGCGCATCGAGGCCGTTCTTGACTATCCCGCACTTGGACCCTTCGCATCTCACCAACCGCACGGCTGATGGCCATATGCCTGGTGTCTCAGTCACACACCTTGGCTTCCTAGGAACTCGGCACACGGCTCTTGTCTCAGCTGATGATCGTGGCATGGCGTTCTCGCATTTGGCGACTCGAGGAACGGGTGCACTTGGACGGACTGTCAAGACGCACAGGATTCTCGGCCGCTACCCAGATGCGCCAACTCCTGCTGGGAAAACAGTCAAGCCCAGCACTGTCCTCGCCTTTGCGCCTCTGCCCCTGGGCAACGTCGAGTGCTCGACTGATACGCTGGGTTTGACGGCTATGTTGACGCCTTATCTTCTGGTCATTGTCTCGACCACCCCTGTGGCCCAAACCCAGCACAAGTCGGCACGTCCCAAAGATGTTCCGCCACATAGTGCTATGACGGGCTGCTTGGCCTGGTTCCCGGCGGTGAAGCTCAAGGTTCCAGACCCTCACACTGGAAGCGACATTTCCAAGGTGAAGCTCGCTTATTGTTGGTCGAACATCCTGACGGTACTGGATGTCGACGAATATCCCCGTGAAGATAAGGACCAGCCTGCCTCGTACAGGTTCAAGGCGCGAAGTCGATGGAAGTGCGAGGAGGCGATCGTTGCTGTGCAATGGCTAAGCCGGTCAGTGCTTGCAGTTCTAACCATCTCACAGAGGATGATTGTTCTTGAGGACAGGAGTATGCGCATGACAGAGGCTTTTGACCTGCTGCAAAAGTACATTTACCACACCGACCTGTTCTCAAAGCAGCTGCATACTCTCGTCGAGCAGCTGGATGAAAACGACTCGACCATGCATGGAGTTGTTGCTGATGCGTTCTACATGAGCTTCAAGGCATACAAGGGGAGGATATTCACCCTCGGCTTCAACGAAGTGTCAATTGGTGCACTCTCAAACTGGGCGGACCGGCTCAttgccatgatggagaaTGGTGACTATGTTGGTGCCATTCAACTGGCCACCTCATACTATACTGGCGACGCCGACAAGCTCACAGTGGGATTGCCTGAGGACCCCGTGTTGCGCCATTCCATGGTTCGAGACAAGATCATGGAGATCATCAGTGCTTCATTGAAATACGCCTTTGCACAACGTCCAAAGAATCCTGAGACGTATAACGACGAGCATATGAAGCAGCTGGCAGAGACGTGTTTCGCCGCCTGTCAGAGCATTGACAACACAGACTATCTCTTCGAGGACATGTACGATTGGTacgacgacgccgacatTGGCGGCATCTTCCTCGAGTGCCTTGAACCCTGCATCCTTGAAAAAACCATCTCGATTGTGCCTCCCGCGGTGGTCAAAGATATGGTTTCACACTATGTTAGTCGAGGATGGGAGAGTAGGCTTGAGGAGATGATCTGCCATATGGAGACGGCAACGCTTGATCTGGATCAGATTACTCTCTTGTGCAAGCAGCACAGCTTGTACGATGCCCTCATCTACGTCTGGAACCAGGCCCTCGGCGACTACATCACTCCTATGATCGATCTCCTTACTCTGTTGATACCGCTTATGGTGGATGGAGACTTTGCAGCGAGTAACCCGGCGGATGATTTTTTCAGTATCAACGCCTTCAAAATGTTCCCTTACCTCTCTTACACTCTAACTGGGAGAGTGTATCCGAACGAGGAGCCTATGAGCGACGAGGTGGCGATCAAGGCAAAGGCTGAGATTTACTGGTTTCTTTTCTCGGGAAGAACCGTCACTTGGCCCAGAGGTAGCGGACAAGAGTTCCGTACCATCCCCAACGCTGACTCGCAGCCTTCGTTCCCATATCTTCGCATGATCCTGAAGCTTGACGCGCCCAGTTTCTTGAGTTCGTTGAACGAAGCATTCGAGGATCCATTCCTGAATGACTCGAATGACATGTACATGAATGGGGGGTCCAAGGATCTGCCCGAGGAGCTGATCTTTGGGCAGACCATAAACCGACAGTACGTTCTGTCGATTCTCCTGGATGTCATGAACCCTGATGACTTTGCTCCGGAGGATACCATTTATCTCGACATGTTCATTGCACGAAATCTCCCCAAGTTTCCCCAATACCTCCTATTCTCGGGCACGACCCTCTCACGCGTACTTACTGGGCTCTGCAATTATCCCGGGCATGACCTGGCGGAGGATGCGCAGCTCAGCGCCGAGTATCTTCTATCCGTCTATCATCCATCAGATATGCCGGATCTGATGCCATTGTTCAAGAAGGCGGGATTCTATCGCATTTTGAAGCGCATCTACAAGACCGACAAGCAATACGGCAAGCTTGTTCAGACTTATTTCGAGGATCCGGAAGAGCAGGAGTTGGTGTTTGAATGCCTCGCGGATTGCCTGCGGCCCCAAGCGGGTTTGAGCGCCCGCCAGGTCAACGATGTTCTCGCTATTGTCAAGGAGCATGCTCGAGATCTCCTAGAACTCGGCGCCGAGGATGCAGCAAAAACCTTTGTCGCCCAAGAACTGGAGCTTCATCAACACATCCTCGATTCGGCAGAAGACGCGAAAGACTTGCAGCATACGTATCTGAAGACCCTGTTGGAGCCTGAGGAGGCAGCGCCAGAAGACAAAGCGACAGCGGCGCGTGACCTTGTCGAGCGCTATGTTCAGCTAATGTGCAAGTTTGAACCGGCTCATGTGTCAGACTATGTCGGCCTGGTGCAGTCCACCAACTTGAGGCTGGAGAAACTACTCCCGACGATGGAGGAAACGGGCGTGATTGACGCAGCTGTTGTGTTGATGGCCCGCGAGggccaggtcaaggatgCTATGGAGCGACTGGTCAAGCACCTTGGAACTCTGGAATCGGCCATGCAGGGCCTCTTGGCCGGCGCCGCAGACCAAGACAATGGGCAAGCTCTTGGATACGCTGCAGAGGATTTGCTGCAAGGTCTCCAGAAGTATGTGCACGTCGGTATCTGGCTGTGTCAAGGCCAGACCAAGTCTTCGTCGAAAAAGACAAAGGTGGTGCAGAAGGCGAAAGCTCCAAAGTCGGCAATCGAGGCACTGTCGGCTGACGAGGCCCTTTGGCTGAGTCTGATCGACGCTTGTGTTCagatcaccaagaagctATCTCCAGCAATCAGCTCTGCCGCAGACCTCACCAGCAGTGACGACAGTtttgacgaggagaagctggttGCCCTCCTCCGCTCGCTCGTTCAGCACACGTTCACGTCGCTGCTTACCGCAACTTCTAGTCAGAACACGTCTCAGCCAGGGTCCAAACTCTTGTCGAATGCGGGATCCAACCTGTCCTTTCTCCGCATTCTCCGGGCCTTCTTGACACAAGCGGCTGCTTCGTCGCCGAACCTAGCTGACCTTCGAGCCGTCCTCGGGTCCATATTCTCAGCGTACGCATATGAGGAGTCAATTCTCGGGCTGTCAAATCGCCTTCTCGAGCGCAGTCTGTTTGTCAATGTCAAGGAATCAGTTGAGCTTCGGCAGCGAGGTTGGCGACCCAGGGGATCCACGTGCGAAGCGTGCCACCGAAGAGTCTGGGGTCCTGGAGTTGCTGGCGCGGCGGTATTTGAGGCGTGGGAAGACAAACAAGCGATTGAAGAGGAAAGGAGGAAAGAGAGGCAGGCTGACGCGGCAGAGCGAGCCAAGGGTAATGCTGGAGAATCAGACCCCAGGTCTAAGGGCAAGGGAGTCGACATGAGACCGTCGAGCATGCTTATCGAAGCAAGCAGCGGCGCCGTGAGCGGCACTAAGGACAAGCCGATGGGGCCACTGGTGGTGCTGGCGTGTCGGCATGTCTACCATCAGAGCTGCCTGGACGAGCTGCAGGAGCGTCAGGAGAATGGAGTTGttgggagggagagggagtATAGATGCCCGATTGATGGGTGA
- a CDS encoding PIG-P domain-containing protein: MRETFESFQFGELRVVQISFRGGVVQVAFHVAAASMSLSSDEEDEILGDNQSASSSGEDSPPRQLSQNLFAPPFYGRPPTPLPPSPSLTSLLRPSRPTTPDASDDDAMAPVPRAAPKVPTYEYYGFVLYLFSSLTFLIYLLWGYLPSPFLHALGIYYYPNRWWALAIPAFIVMTVVYIYVALAAYNTEMLTEPLSSVETIVDGAGKLAEIDAKGRLRGGRNRERKVEGNGKLRWREIWSEGTDAVMDIPLAGVCEVLYGEGREEDEEYAYEDQS; this comes from the exons ATGAGAGAAACGTTTGAAAGCTTCCAGTTCGGTGAACTCAGGGTAGTGCAGATAAGCTTCCGGGGAGGCGTAGTGCAGGTGGC ATTCCACGTTGCGGCCGCCAGCATGTCCCTCAGCTCCGACGAAGAGGACGAGATCCTCGGCGACAACCAGAGCGCCAGCTCGTCCGGCGAAGACTCTCCCCCGCGGCAACTATCGCAGAATCTGTTTGCGCCGCCTTTCTACGGTCGCCCTCCTACGCCTCTCCCCCCTTCGCCATCGCTCACATCCCTCCTACGACCGTCGCGACCTACGACTCCAGATGCATCCGATGACGACGCAATGGCGCCTGTGCCGCGCGCGGCGCCGAAAGTACCGACGTACGAATACTACGGCTTTGTGCTGTACCTCTTCAGTAGCTTGACGTTCCTCATCTACCTACTCTGGGGCTACCTCCCATCGCCATTCCTGCACGCCTTGGGCATATACTACTATCCGAATCGATGGTGGGCGCTGGCGATCCCAGCCTTTATCGTCATGACGGTCGTATACATCTACGTCGCATTGGCAGCCTATAACACCGAGATGCTGACAGAGCCGCTCTCGAGCGTCGAGACCATTGTCGACGGCGCGGGCAAGCTGGCAGAGATTGACGCCAAGGGGAGACTGCGCGGGGGGAGGAATCGTGAGCGCAAGGTCGAGGGGAACGGGAAGCTGCGGTGGCGCGAGATCTGGAGCGAGGGGACGGACGCCGTCATGGATATCCCATTGGCTGGTGTCTGCGAGGTGCTGTatggggaggggagggaggaggatgaggaatATGCATACGAGGACCAGTCATGA
- a CDS encoding DUF3752 domain-containing protein, whose translation MSSIGPQLPPHLSKRKRTPERDASPPSKHRRSESPAKNKDEIDLDDSDDDYGPSAPAPQKASIGPSLPPSNKDEIDLDSGSDSDTGPAPPKRTVGPAPPPADLSTRPDTGPDSDSDSEDDYGPALPGASNANKPTIGPQLPAAEPAPQRDSWMLAPPSASGYSERDPTKMRNRKFASKPASSSGPSTVSSIWTETPEEKLKRLQDSVLGRGDKTVETDPKAALAKDEEERNRKISANIEAQRGKSLYAEHQARREKDGEKAEEEDDPSKRGFDREKDMAIGGKIGTAQRRELMNKAANFGGRFQKGSYL comes from the coding sequence ATGTCTTCAATTGGGCCCCAACTACCGCCACATCTGTCCAAACGGAAGCGCACACCAGAAAGAGACGCTTCACCTCCAAGCAAGCATCGTCGAAGCGAGTCGCCAGCAAAGAATAAGGACGAGATCGACCTCGACGATTCAGACGACGACTACGGCCCCAGCGCGCCTGCACCCCAGAAGGCCTCCATCGGCCCCTCACTACCACCGTCCAACAAAGATGAGATAGACCTCGACTCGGGTTCCGATTCAGATACCGGACCAGCACCGCCAAAACGAACAGTCGGTCCTGCGCCGCCGCCCGCTGATCTCTCAACGCGCCCTGATACTGGCCCCGACTCAGATTCAGATTCAGAAGATGACTACGGCCCTGCTCTCCCCGGTgcctccaacgccaacaaaCCCACGATAGGGCCACAACTCCCTGCAGCTGAGCCAGCTCCCCAGCGGGATTCCTGGATGCTCGCGCCACCGTCTGCCTCTGGATACTCCGAGCGCGACCCAACAAAGATGCGCAATCGCAAGTTCGCCTCCAAGCCAGCCTCTTCGTCCGGTCCCTCGACCGTGTCTTCCATCTGGACAGAGACCCCTGAAGAAAAACTCAAGCGCTTGCAGGACTCGGTACTCGGGCGCGGCGACAAGACGGTGGAAACGGATCCAAAggcggccttggccaaggatgaagaggagcgGAATCGCAAGATATCTGCCAACATTGAGGCTCAAAGAGGCAAGAGCCTGTACGCTGAGCATCAAGCTCGAAGAGAAAAGGATGGagagaaggccgaggaggaggatgacccGAGTAAACGAGGCTTCGACAGAGAAAAGGACATGGCAATAGGCGGGAAAATCGGGACGGCTCAGAGGAGGGAGCTGATGAACAAGGCTGCCAATTTTGGAGGCAGATTTCAGAAAGGATCCTACTTGTAG